One region of Mycolicibacterium insubricum genomic DNA includes:
- a CDS encoding putative quinol monooxygenase encodes MSEIHLRGTFPAIGRAELAEFTMLAEQVLAAVRAEPGVLQYDVFLSPDQARAVALQRYADSDAVLSTLVATRPLIQRLAALAGGLDLEVFGNLSPQLQEVFAASHTASGAPVYSRLMGL; translated from the coding sequence GTGAGCGAAATCCACCTGAGGGGAACATTTCCCGCCATCGGCCGGGCGGAGCTGGCAGAGTTCACCATGCTCGCCGAGCAGGTTCTGGCTGCGGTGCGCGCGGAACCGGGGGTGCTGCAGTACGACGTGTTCCTCAGCCCCGATCAGGCCCGTGCCGTCGCGCTGCAGCGCTACGCCGACTCCGATGCCGTGCTGAGCACCCTGGTCGCCACCCGCCCGCTCATCCAACGACTCGCCGCGCTCGCGGGCGGACTGGACCTCGAGGTGTTCGGGAACCTGTCCCCGCAACTGCAGGAGGTCTTCGCCGCCTCCCACACGGCGTCCGGTGCTCCGGTCTACTCCCGACTGATGGGCCTGTAG
- the glmS gene encoding glutamine--fructose-6-phosphate transaminase (isomerizing): MCGIVGYVGPRPACDIVVDALRRMEYRGYDSSGVALVDDDGGLTVRRRAGRLANLEEALADTDPSELTGTTGVGHTRWATHGRPTDRNAHPHRDAAGRFAVVHNGIIENFASLRAELEAAGVEFASDTDTEVAVHLVSRAFADGPTAGDFVASVLAVLRRLDGHFTLVFACADDPDTIVAARRSTPLVVGVGDGEMFLGSDVAAFIEHTRDAIELGQDTAVVLRADGAQILDFDGNDASDHARPFHIDWDLSAAQKGGYDYFMDKEIAEQPTAVGDTLLGHFADNRIVLDEQRLSDQELREIDKVFVVACGTAYHAGLLAKYAIEHWTRLPVEVELASEFRYRDPVLDRSTLVVAISQSGETADTLEAVRHAKEQKAKVLAICNTNGSQIPREADAVLYTRAGPEIGVAATKTFLAQIVANYLVGLALAQARGTKYPDEVQREYRELEVMPDRIAEVLDRMAPVAALAEQFARSQTVLFLGRHVGYPVALEGALKLKELAYMHAEGFAAGELKHGPIALIEDGLPVIVVMPSPKGAAMLHAKLLSNIREIQARGAVTIVIAEEGDDTVRPYADHLIELPAVSTLFQPLLSTIPLQVFAAAVARARGYDVDKPRNLAKSVTVE; encoded by the coding sequence ATGTGTGGAATCGTCGGCTACGTCGGGCCCCGGCCCGCCTGTGACATCGTCGTCGATGCACTGCGCCGGATGGAGTACCGCGGCTACGACTCGTCCGGCGTCGCGCTGGTCGACGACGACGGCGGACTGACCGTCCGGCGTCGGGCCGGCCGGCTGGCCAACCTGGAAGAGGCCCTGGCCGACACCGACCCGTCGGAGCTGACCGGCACCACCGGCGTCGGGCACACCCGCTGGGCCACCCACGGCCGGCCCACCGACCGCAACGCCCATCCGCACCGCGATGCCGCGGGCCGGTTCGCCGTCGTGCACAACGGCATCATCGAGAACTTCGCCTCGCTACGCGCCGAGCTGGAGGCTGCCGGCGTCGAGTTCGCCAGCGACACCGACACCGAGGTCGCCGTGCACCTGGTGAGCCGGGCGTTCGCCGACGGCCCGACCGCCGGGGACTTCGTCGCCTCCGTACTGGCGGTGCTGCGCCGCCTCGACGGGCACTTCACCCTGGTCTTCGCCTGCGCCGACGATCCCGACACCATCGTGGCCGCCCGGCGGTCCACTCCGCTGGTGGTCGGCGTCGGCGACGGCGAGATGTTCCTCGGCTCCGACGTCGCGGCGTTCATCGAGCACACCCGCGACGCCATCGAACTCGGCCAGGACACCGCCGTGGTGCTGCGCGCAGACGGAGCCCAAATCCTGGACTTCGACGGCAACGACGCCTCCGACCACGCTCGTCCCTTCCACATCGACTGGGACCTGTCGGCCGCGCAGAAGGGCGGCTACGACTACTTCATGGACAAGGAGATCGCCGAACAGCCCACCGCGGTCGGCGACACCCTGCTGGGGCATTTCGCCGACAACCGCATCGTGCTGGACGAACAGCGGCTCTCCGACCAGGAACTGCGCGAGATCGACAAGGTGTTCGTGGTGGCCTGCGGCACCGCCTACCACGCCGGCCTGCTGGCCAAGTACGCCATCGAGCACTGGACGCGGCTGCCGGTGGAGGTCGAACTGGCCTCGGAATTCCGCTACCGCGACCCGGTGCTGGACCGCTCCACCCTGGTGGTGGCGATCAGCCAGTCCGGCGAGACCGCCGACACCCTGGAGGCCGTCCGGCACGCCAAGGAGCAGAAGGCCAAGGTGCTGGCGATCTGCAACACCAACGGCAGTCAGATCCCGCGGGAAGCCGACGCGGTGCTCTACACCCGCGCCGGGCCGGAGATCGGCGTCGCCGCCACCAAGACGTTCCTGGCCCAGATCGTCGCCAACTACCTCGTCGGGCTGGCGCTGGCCCAGGCCCGCGGCACCAAGTACCCCGACGAGGTGCAGCGCGAATACCGCGAGCTGGAGGTCATGCCGGACCGCATCGCCGAGGTGCTGGACCGGATGGCGCCGGTCGCCGCCCTTGCCGAACAGTTCGCCCGGTCACAGACGGTGCTGTTCCTGGGCCGCCACGTCGGCTACCCGGTGGCGCTGGAAGGCGCGCTCAAGCTCAAGGAACTCGCCTATATGCATGCCGAGGGGTTTGCCGCCGGTGAGCTCAAGCACGGCCCGATCGCCCTGATCGAGGACGGGCTGCCGGTGATCGTGGTGATGCCCTCGCCCAAGGGTGCGGCGATGCTGCACGCGAAGCTGCTGTCCAATATCCGGGAGATCCAGGCCCGCGGCGCGGTCACCATCGTCATCGCCGAGGAGGGCGACGACACCGTGCGGCCCTACGCCGATCACCTGATCGAGCTGCCGGCCGTCTCGACGCTGTTCCAGCCGCTGCTGTCCACCATTCCGCTGCAGGTGTTCGCCGCCGCGGTGGCCCGGGCCCGCGGCTACGACGTCGACAAGCCGCGCAACCTCGCCAAATCGGTGACCGTCGAGTGA